In Rutidosis leptorrhynchoides isolate AG116_Rl617_1_P2 chromosome 6, CSIRO_AGI_Rlap_v1, whole genome shotgun sequence, the DNA window tgatctcaaaattcatatatatatatatatatatatatatatatatatatatatatatatatatatatatatatatatatatataatttcttcagagggaatgagctaatacttcataactcgttgatacgatatacgcgttattgattagtgatgatgtttgtggTGATTATGGATATGATGGAGCTtctgatgttgtagatgctgctgatgctgacaatgctgatggtactgacggtgctggtgatgctgacggtactattgatgctgctggtaaaacagatctagcttgtaaatcgtgcaccattccgatcagggttttatttcatcatttctattcgctcactcatctgatttacaattagaactagaataagtaatctctaaaacttttagaaactacatattctctgcagaatatttcttcgatgaagttatgaatcaatactttatcgttttttgttgttggtattccttggtatctatggtgcgtatgacgttgatgttcgaggtacaaattgtgatgttgaggtgtgggatgcggatgttattgttggtggtggtaatgatactgttggtgttgatgatggtggtactgttgatgtcggtgatgctgctggtgcttgtaatctttgcaccatattctccaaagccactacccaagcgtgaagctcgttgacttcttctactacaccgggatgattggcggttcgaacgagcggatgaaaaagatccagaatttgagatagtatataatcatgacgagatactctggagatgagagagaaaatggtattacgaataggttcaccggtaagtgcttcaggttcttcgccaagaggggaatgtggtggatggaagggatcaccttcttcttgtctccaatgactaagtaggctacgaacttatctccaattcatccagaataggtgatggctgattggttggttcattccggttacgctaccattggagctcgaggagttcgaggaatcaagtgagaaatccatattatatgatcgaataaagtgttttcgatatgagatgagtgttgaatactgaatgatatcttcgtctccttggatacgtatatatagcaaaaagattccgtaatttacggaggaaatttaggaaaagcgtcagacaaagtctattgagataaATATGATGAGATATAATTTGTCTATACTtctatttatgcaataattgcagtaagacgtgtctagactaaaaatgataagtatgtaatttatGACAAGAAATGAttagcaaaactcggtaaaaacagatacggtcatagtccagactcactaatgcatcctaacaattaccagttaaacatactaatgcaaattctggttccctatgacctcaagctctgatgccaaatgtgatgacccgtccaaatccatttggacgaatacatcattcattgatttcatagtgaggttttgacctctataagatacgttttgtaaacattgcattcttttgaaaaggcacaccataaatgaatatataaatccaaggttttcgacatctgatgatttctacatatagacaatcgccgtatataatagtttttaataatacatctgttgacaatacagtcaaataagatatatggtgatgattttgtgaatgcaaagttttctcgaatacagcatgtatgactccatgcacatagcttgtataacatataagcaaatagcggaagacttctaggaacctgataataaacacgcttaaaagtgtcaacacaaaggttggtgagttcatagttttaatgttgcgcataatctgtatataaaggtggatcacaagatttcgatTGTTTCAttcgaaatgtttatcaatagattctacgtaacagagcaccctggtaactaaactttaatgttataatgataattaccctattcgttttaatacacgcaaaccaacgtgtcataaactcaaataacatacgtctgttaaaaggctagcgctctagctcggacagcaatgtcaagccctatggatccatatacaattattcgcacccaccagtccacatcctatgtactggcagctactagttaccaaagttaagggatttttggtttaactcagtgtagaattaagtttgtacttgtatccattgcgtttaaaataaattgcatgtattctcagcccaaaatatttaaagcatttaaaaagggagactataaacccacatatcaatattgtggttcaatattgtagggaaagtatgcagacgcaacggagatgacaaatgaaaggttagcctttgattcacccATGGTACCCACGGACATTACTCGTAACTTCCTTAGCTGTAACCCATAAATTTCTTAGTTTTAACCCAtttaaaaacccattttgaaatcactcgaacatcactccgtcgtagtattttatgtatattatcatttttgtatcataatactaataatattaataataatatcaataatagtagtaataatatgataaaaataataataatataaatataattataattatatacggagtatgttaataagatagagagatagataaTTGAGTCAAGCAAGCAGAAAACCAGTTGATTTATACTATTTTTTTGGACCCACTACACATACCTCTTTCCAGCACACAATTTAACTTCTTCTTTACCGACatgaataaataattaaataaatataataaatcacGGATCATTATTAGCTATTAGTTAAAACCCGGTTTTCGAAATAATTTTGTGTTTCAGGCGTAAACAATAATTAACATACtctttatattaaatatatgtataatacaaggaTGAAAATGAACTTAGAAAACCATATCATTGTTTTGTTTCGTCGTCTACGTTTCTCAATCATGCGTATAGTACGTCATCCATTATATAAGTCTTAATCTCTTTAACATAGTTTAAGTTGAAAAACTAATTGAATGTGATTATATAAAGCTAATAATAACATAAACATTACTATAAAATCTTGTATTCTGATTACttgttaattaatttatataaactctCTTAATTACCAATGACTAATAATATATGAACACCAGAtaattaataatttttagtaacacaCTAGTTTTTGAGTTTAGTTAGAAATTTACCCGTGAAGATAGTATAACTTGCGATGACTTCGTATTCGTTTTCTACTCGGCCTGATTTACTCCTTTCCAACTAATTTCTTTTGTGATCGATGTAATTTTAATTACGTGAGTGTATTGACAGAATTTCATGTGTAGTGTAGGATAAGAATATGGGTAGCAAGGTTATGAGAGATgggttgcatatatatatatatatatatatatatatatatatatatatatatatatatatatatatatatatatatatatatatatatatatatatatatatatatatatatatatatatatatatatatatatatataaagatagtggGAGATTGGAGGCTTTTGGTGGTATACAAATTGAGATTATATGGCATATTATCGATTTAGTCAGTGACAATATAGTTTCCAATGATAGCATTCCAGCCAATCTTTGTAAATAAATTAATGTTTCCTTTATTAAGATAATACTAAATCTCTTATCCTATTCATGTATATCATTGAGATGTCACTAAAAATATAATGGAGATATCACTAGGAAAaataatggtttattaagtttgtTGATTGTTTCCACTATTTACTTGACAATTGATAATGATttctttattattagtataagttttGTATTATCAATATTCAATGACACATTAACTAATTTTTATAGGATGTAATTTTAATAGGATGTAACTAATCTGATTATGAATATCAAGTATAAATTCTATAATGGATGACAGTAATGAGGGTGATATGTATGATATATGGAATGGTGATCACATGGAATCCAAATGATTATGTCTCAATATGATAATTTAGTTTTCTGGCGAAATCTCTTATCCATTTCTATTTACATTACTACTTTAGTAGTTCTGATGTATTGTCCATTTCTAGTTACATTACTACTTAAGTAGTTCTCTTTGATAttaactattgatatatacactaatTAATAGAATTATCTAAGATACATGTACTAAACCGAGAATATTTTGAATATACGTACACATAAGCATATCATCTTCTTGGTTTAACTCTTTATTCATATGTATCTGTAACATGTTTCATTTCCTTTTGGATTTTGAATTCATTAACTAATAACACTATTTTAAACCACCCATGAAAATCTTAATTCTTAATCTTAACTATAACAGTAAGTTACAAATCGAAGCTTCAATATATCGATATCAAGATTACAAGAAGTTTTGCGGGATTTGATTTATTTTATACAACTAAATTTTTAATATCGTAACCGAAATCGGTGTCATCAACGGTTAGATTCGATTATATATATGAACGCGATGTGATTAACAGAGACTAAAAACAATTTAGTATACGattcaagttttaaattattgTTCGTTCGTGAATCGAAGGGTAAAGTCGtagttaaatgattgtatgaaaatatttcaaaatttttgagactcaacgttacagactttgcttatcgtgttgaaaatattaATTCATATGAGGATTTATctttaaaataagtcaaaattttccgggtcgtcacaggtacaCTTCCATTTATTTATCTCGATCTTTCGGTTGGGGGTAGAATGAATAAAATCGAAAGTTAGAATCCGGTGTTTGATAAGTTTTCAAAAAGGCTCTCGGATTGGAAGGCACGTACGATATAATATGGTGGACGCTTGACCCTTGTGAAATCGGTGTTGAATAGTCTCCCGTTGTACTACTTCTCTCTCTTCTGTGCCCCGCCATGTGTGGTAAAAAAACTTGAGTGTGTAAGACGTTCTTTTTTTTTGGGTGGTCGGGTACAAATAAAAAAATTTCATGGGTTAAATGGGAGGAAACCCTTCTTCCTTTCGAGAAAGGAGGGTTAAATTTGGGTTCTTTAAAAAGCAAGAATCTAGCTttgatcggcaagtggtggtggaggtttaaaaccgagccAAACGCTTTGTGGTTCAAAGTTATTTCTAGCATTTTTGGGTCTTCGGGGGGTTTACTTCACAATTTTGAAACCATTTCATTTCCTTACACTTCGGTGTGGACTAATATTATTAAAGCAGGGAACTACATTGATGATCTTGGTATTCCTTTCCCTAACTCTTTCATCCAGAAGATTGGGGACGGGATGTCAACTTCATTTTGGAACGATATTTGGGTTGGGAATATGTCTTTAAAAAATAGGTTCAAGAGGCTCTCATATTTGGAACAAGATCTGGATGCAAAGGTGGGATCAAGGCTATTAGTTAACGGGTCTGAAGTGTGTTTAAATGGATGGTGGGTCAGAACACCTACGGTAGGGCAGGAAGCGAGCTAGCCGAACTACAACAGCTACTGTTTTCGGTTCCAGTTAGTCCTGATCGGCCTGATTGGTGGTATTGGGACATGAGCAGTAAAGGAGTTTTCACAAGTAAAATTCTTTCGGATCTCATTGACGAAAAGCTTTTTCATTCGAATGGTTCTTTCTCTTCGGGTACTATACGCAAGTCACTTATTCCCAAAAAGGTGGAGGTATTTGTTTGGAGGGTGCTAAAAGGTAGAATCCCGGTGTTAGTCGAATTGGATAAGAGGGGAGTTGACTTACATTCGGTCCGTTGTCCAATTTGTGACAACGACATCGAAAGCATTTGTCACTCCCTTTTAACTTGTGAGAAAGTTCGTAACGTATGGCACAAGATTTTCGATTGGTGGAGCGTACGACGTCCTCCAAATTTGGACTTACGATCTCTACTATCTGTCAACTCGTGGCATATTAATTCGGATTTAGGTAAACATATGTGGCAAGCGGTGACATGGACGTGTATATACCATTTGTGGAAAAACCGAAACGAAAAAGTCTTCAAAAACAAAGATTGGACCGTTCCGGTTGCGGTTTGTGAAATTCAAGTTAAAAGTTTTGAATGGGTTGCGAGAAGGTGCAAAGAAAAAATCATCGATTGGAATGCTTGGCTTCATAATCCTTGTAGTATTTATTCGTAATCACTTGTGAGATATTTGTATATAGTATTCTTGTTGCCATCTTGGCATCTTTGTGTTTACTTGAGATGTAACCTTGAGTACTTGGTAGTTTTGCGTTATTGCGCTACCTtgagttattaataaaattaaattgcctttcaaaaaaaaaattgtattactCATCTAACACTCAATGCTTTTAATTCATTTTTCCAATTATACGAAGTACGGCATAATAACAAATTTCTATAGTGAAAACCTTCTTTCTCCAAATTTATGTTTACTGATGCTCCACTTGATAATAATACAAAAGAAACTAAGTTCCAATAAACTCAAATTTCAAACCCAATTTATACAAAATCAAACAAGAAACTTTAAGAGATGAAGAGAACAACCTCAAATTAGTTTGATCTTCTCGTATTGTAAAATTTTCATAGTAAATTAAAATCGGTGTAAGGATGAGCTACCTCCAAACTCCTAAAAAATTCGAGTAATGTATTACGGGGTACTTGCTTAGGAGGGGGCCTTTTTTTCTCGACTCGCTCAGGACGTAAGATTGCATAGGATCGGTCATGTTATGATCATTTGGTAATTAGGagtttaaaaaattaaaatataaaattgaactTAGTACTTACAACCGAACATACGGATGTTCACTGCTGTATCATGGGTTTATTACTCTccattttttattttatgttttgcttTTCCGGATGTTACTTCTAATTGCATATGATGGTGTGGATCGTGATCATGAACATGATTATATTATGTTTTAATGAGTAGTAGgtcacaaaattttaaaatttccaaTTTAAATTTAGGACACATAAAAACATATGTGCTAATATGCTTATCATGCAATGAGTTTCATAAAACCTGCAACAACTATAACTTATAAAATACATACTGTTATATATTGAATATGTACTGGCAATTTTGACATGTAGAGATTATTTGAGGcacatttttttataataatagaaTGTAATGTATATGTAACCTGAACTCGAAGAATGAAGAGATAGAAGGGTAATGGGGTCAGAAATACAAAAACAATTATTGGAGTGACATTTTTCATCCTATTTGAAGGGCTAGAAAAATAACTCGATCTATACACACATTCTTAATGTGAAGGTGTTGCATATGGCGGGTCAGAAACATATCAAAATGGGTTTCGACATAAATGGGTAATATTTTTGCAATCGTCTTCCCTTGTGtaatattttctttcttttttcgtTGAACAAGTTCGTATATGTATTTATTCCTAACGTTCAAATTCATACTAAAGATTGTTTATTTGTAAATACTAGATGCTTGGATCCAATGTTTGATTTATATTTACACTGTATTTGTTTCTTTAGTTGTGGTGGCTATGATTAACTTCCCATAAAAGGTACGCTGTAATGTGACTAGAATGAATACGTTCAATTGTTTGACAGAAATTGGGCATATCGTGTTTTTTGTTTTGAAGGTCGTTTGCGAAATTGTAAAGATGGGTTTAATGGGAAAACAAACATGAAGCTAAAATTTGCGAACATGTCAATGGTTAGTAATGGCATTTTTTTATACAAACTTATTGTTAGCTTTTATCTAAATTCTTATGTAGTTATAAACCATTAATGGGTTGAAATTGTCACCTTAAACATCCATTTGTCTATATATATTTCTAACTTATTACTATTAACTTATTAGGCATTTTCAACTCTATCTTTTAGGTTTGCTTATCGGTAATACTAATTTGGGGACATTTTGATTTGTGATAGTTAACAGAATTCTTTTAGGAGTAAGTAGTTGTTTGCAACCAAGATCACTCATGAGTTTGCTACTAAAACAATAGAAATTTTGTGGTCAACCCTtttaagtaaatgggtcaaaattggctCACTGTTGTATCATGGGTTTATTactctccttttttttttttttttttttttttatgttttgccTTTTCGGATGTTACTTCTAATTGCATATGTTGTTTTCCCATGTGTGTTTGATTATTGTTGCTTATGAGGTAATTATATGGTGTTTGATAGTAGTTGTTGTCATTATTTGTGTTGTTTTTTCTGCTGTTTCAGGAAGGTATTTCAAATCATCAAACGTCGCTATCTTTACATCAACACGTCAAGAGATTGGAAGCGTGAAATAATCTATGGGAAACAAGACCTAAGATTAAGAATTAGACTTGCATTTATGGGTTTATTTGTTATTTTTCACTTAACAACTATATAGCAATATTCTATAATTGTGTCCGTTACTGAAAACTACGCAAATAATATAATGTTTCACATTAAGTATTTTCTAACTAATGCTTGCTTAGTCCCATAAAGTAGCCCCGCGAATTCGCAGACAttaaactagtaataataataataataataataataataataataataataataataataataataataataataataatcatctctttatctctttatattataataacaaaactAAAAATAGATCATCTAAAATTCAAACCACTAATCCTATCCTTCCATTGTCATTAACATTCTTAATCTAGACCATTCAAATTTTCTAATTttgattatgacctcataatcaccTTTATTTTTTTGTTCTAAATTACTCTTCTAATAAAAGGGACGGTATTAATAGGAAAAAACAGGGGTTCTATTCACTATACTGCAATAAGGGAAAAAACTATGGCAGAGACACTTTTGCAAGTATTTTGACCTTTATGATTATTTTCGACTACAGATCGAATTCGAATTTAGATGTACATCAACCGAAACCCTAGAATCAATTGTTAATTGATGGAACTATTCTTCATTTAAACAAATCGATGATTTCATTGTTGAAACGCTAGAAGGAGATaaccataaaccctaactttttTATTCTTTAATTTAGTATGATGTTTTTGTATTTGGGGTTTTGCAGCCAATCCAAGTCGAGTACCAAGTATCTCACAATTCGGTTAGAAAAATTACACTGTATGTCTGATTTTCCCAAAAGGTATGATATGATAAAATCACATTCTAGAACTTTATGTATATTTTGGTAAATACTGAAAATTTTGTGATCATCTAAGTTAATGTCTGTGTTGACTTCAATTTCTATAGTATGTGTAGGTATTCCATGGAAGCAAATTTTAAATATGAGTCAATCAATT includes these proteins:
- the LOC139855206 gene encoding uncharacterized protein, with product MSSIHEFWCNGNISKGCNASFITLVPKKQDPSLLNDYRSISLIGSYYKIIAKLLSNRIRKVIPTLVGFEQSAFIKGRNIIDGALIANESISFLKHNRIKSLIFKVDFEKEFDCLNWDILMEVMEIMVFGVKWRGWIRSCLSSASISVLVNGTPTSEFKMEKGIRQGDPLSPFLFIIVAEGLNVLAKKAVCNKKFLGVEIGSEKVPISHLQYADDMIFFGEWSITNLQNLFKLLKCFELTSGLKVNYQKSNLFGISVEKSEIKNLANMFGCNSGNYIDDLGIPFPNSFIQKIGDGMSTSFWNDIWVGNMSLKNRFKRLSYLEQDLDAKNTYGRAGSELAELQQLLFSVPVSPDRPDWWYWDMSSKGVFTSKILSDLIDEKLFHSNGSFSSGTIRKSLIPKKVEVFVWRVLKGRIPVLVELDKRGVDLHSVRCPICDNDIESICHSLLTCEKVRNVWHKIFDWWSVRRPPNLDLRSLLSVNSWHINSDLGKHMWQAVTWTCIYHLWKNRNEKVFKNKDWTVPVAVCEIQVKSFEWVARRNWAYRVFCFEGRLRNCKDGFNGKTNMKLKFANMSMEGISNHQTSLSLHQHVKRLEA